TAGAGCCTTTCTGTTTCCTTGATACTCTTTTCTGAAGTACTTTGAGTCTTTGAAGTGAGTTTTTCAGGTATTTAGGATTTTCAACCTTTTCACCTGTAGAAATGACTGCAAAATCCTTGATACCTACATCTATACCTACTGTTGTTGATTCTGTGAAAGCTTCCTTTACTGGAAATTCTTTTCCATCTTCAACAAGGATACTGATATAGTAATGACCTTTACAAGTCCTTGATACCGTAGCTGTTTTAAGTTCCCCTTCAAACCTTCTATGAAGAACCGCTTTAATGGGTTCTATTTTAGGAAGTTTGATAGTATTATTTTCAAAGTCTACAGTGTAATGTTGAGGTACAGGAAAAGATTGTATAGGATTCTTTTTTGATTTGAACTTTGGAAATCCTGTTTTTTCTCTAAAAAATCGAGTGAAAGCAGACTCAACCTGCTTAGTCATCCCCTGTAATGATTGAGAGTTAACTTCTCCTAACCACTCATTAGAAGCCTTTAGAGTAGGAATTAATTTGTTTAAGTCAAATCTGGATATTGATTTTCCTGTCTGCTCATAAGTTTTAATTTTCTGGTCAAGTGCCCAATTATAGACAAATCTACAGCTACCTATATGCTGATTCAACTGGACAGCTTGTGTAGTTGTAGGATAGAGTCTAAATTTGAACGCTTTCATCATACAAAGGTATGATATGCTTTAACAACATATATACTTTTTGGTAAATAGGAAGTATGAAACACGGAATCATAGCAAATTTTTGTTAATGTACCATGTTATTTTTGTTTGCAAATACCGAAAAGTCATACTTGAACCAATTAGCGAAGAACTCAAACAGATTATTATTGATATTTCAAAAGAGTCTAACTTTGAAATCCTTGAAATGGAAACTGACAAAGACCATATTCATTTCTTGATTAAGAGTGAGCCGAAAGTTAGCGTTTTGTCAATTGTCAGAAAATTGAAACAAGAATCTACTAACAGGTTATGGAAAACTCAAAAAGAATATCTGAAAAAATATTATTGGGGTGAAAATACGTTATGGAGTGACGGATATTTTGCGTCTACTATCGGTAATGTTAGCAAAGATGCGGCAGAATATTACATACGAAATCAGGGTTGAAGTTGACGCTTATATCCCCTGAGCTAAAGACTCAGGGGTTTTACGCTTCTTTATATAAAGTCCTCATCGTATCCTCTGAGAACTACTGCATGGCATGCACCCCATCTGCTATTTTCTACAAGATAGAAGGGTCTTCCATTATCTATCATACTTTTAATTGTACCAGTTGTATAAAGAAATGATCCAGTTCTAACACCTTTTGTCAAATGTATTCCTTCAGAATCAAGATAAGCTTTTGCTGTAGTAGTGCTCATTGGAGCATAATTATTATACACCCAAATATCCCATATTTCTGGGTGGTTGCCTGACCAGTATTCTTCAAGCATTGCAGCAGAAGTCTCACCACAAGCTTGGCTTGCAGCATCGTAATCTTGTTGGTTCCAATATATTTCCCATTGACTTCTTTGAGGAACAGTAATGAATTCACTGCTTTTGGTTGTTACAGTTGGATTAACATTTTCATACATGCTGATAGATGATCCCAGGAGCCCCAGATCACATTCGACCCCATTATTCATAACTTTTCCAACAAGACCTCCTGCTCCATCTTTATAGAACTCACCATGTAAGTTGTATTTTCCACTTTTATCTTGAAGATCTACATATGTTGCGTACATTTCTTTTGCGCCTTCATAGCGAGTCATTGTCATGTTGCCTACTTCAGAGCAAATAGGTTTGGCTCCTTCTGGAACATCCCATCCTATGAACACTTGAGTCGCTTCACCGGATAATTGAACTTTATCATTTTCTCCGTCAAGTGTGATTATGCCTTCAAGAACAACTTTGTTGTTCGTATCTATGGTTCCTGAAAGATTTGCCGTCACTGATTTTTTAGTAGTGTTTGATGTGCTCAAGTCAGTGATCTTTTTGTCATCTAGAGGAATTATCAGAACCCCATCTTTTTGGTCCATTGTTAAGGTAACTTGTTTGACATCTGAGCTATCAGACAATGTTTCT
The Methanosarcina sp. WWM596 DNA segment above includes these coding regions:
- the tnpB gene encoding IS200/IS605 family element RNA-guided endonuclease TnpB — encoded protein: MMKAFKFRLYPTTTQAVQLNQHIGSCRFVYNWALDQKIKTYEQTGKSISRFDLNKLIPTLKASNEWLGEVNSQSLQGMTKQVESAFTRFFREKTGFPKFKSKKNPIQSFPVPQHYTVDFENNTIKLPKIEPIKAVLHRRFEGELKTATVSRTCKGHYYISILVEDGKEFPVKEAFTESTTVGIDVGIKDFAVISTGEKVENPKYLKNSLQRLKVLQKRVSRKQKGSKNRAKVKKRLAVLHDKIANQRNDFQNKLSFKLVSENQAVALETLNVKGMVKNHHLAQAISDSAWSSFVTKLEYKAEWLGKTVLRIGQFEPSSKLCSVCGYHNKELQLKDREWTCPDCKTKHDRDINAAINIKKFALIDQNLIGL
- the tnpA gene encoding IS200/IS605 family transposase: MYFLVNRKYETRNHSKFLLMYHVIFVCKYRKVILEPISEELKQIIIDISKESNFEILEMETDKDHIHFLIKSEPKVSVLSIVRKLKQESTNRLWKTQKEYLKKYYWGENTLWSDGYFASTIGNVSKDAAEYYIRNQG
- a CDS encoding C39 family peptidase, with translation MVANRKFEIGALLAAMMLVGMTFVPMVSAQAETLSDSSDVKQVTLTMDQKDGVLIIPLDDKKITDLSTSNTTKKSVTANLSGTIDTNNKVVLEGIITLDGENDKVQLSGEATQVFIGWDVPEGAKPICSEVGNMTMTRYEGAKEMYATYVDLQDKSGKYNLHGEFYKDGAGGLVGKVMNNGVECDLGLLGSSISMYENVNPTVTTKSSEFITVPQRSQWEIYWNQQDYDAASQACGETSAAMLEEYWSGNHPEIWDIWVYNNYAPMSTTTAKAYLDSEGIHLTKGVRTGSFLYTTGTIKSMIDNGRPFYLVENSRWGACHAVVLRGYDEDFI